One Camelina sativa cultivar DH55 chromosome 3, Cs, whole genome shotgun sequence genomic window carries:
- the LOC104772194 gene encoding uncharacterized protein LOC104772194: protein MKMGSSQSMGGSKRRVSSKGLGAVLKEQRAKLYIIRRCVVMLLCWHD, encoded by the coding sequence atgaagatgggaTCAAGTCAAAGCATGGGAGGTTCAAAGAGAAGGGTGTCGAGTAAAGGACTTGGAGCTGTTCTTAAAGAACAAAGAGCTAAGCTTTACATCATTCGAAGATGTGTCGTCATGCTTCTTTGTTGGCACGATTGA
- the LOC104772203 gene encoding probable galacturonosyltransferase-like 3, producing MSSLRPRLRLSLLLLFPIAVTCVAFALTTNDLPAFREAPAFRNGRECSKTTWSPSDREHNPSLIHIAMTLDAIYLRGSVAGVFSVLQHASCPENVVFHFIATHRRSPDLRRIISSTFPYLTYHIYHFDPNLVRSKISSSIRRALDQPLNYARIYLADLLPIAVRRVIYFDSDLVVVDDVAKLWRIDLRRHVVGAPEYCHANFTNYFTSRFWSSQGYKSALKGRKPCYFNTGVMVIDLGKWREGRVTAKLETWMRIQKRHRIYELGSLPPFLLVFAGDVEPVEHRWNQHGLGGDNLEGLCRNLHPGPVSLLHWSGKGKPWLRLDSRRPCPLDSLWAPYDLFRYSPLISDS from the coding sequence ATGTCATCACTGCGTCCGCGTTTGCGTTTATCTCTGCTTCTACTCTTTCCAATCGCGGTTACCTGCGTCGCATTCGCTCTCACTACTAATGACCTCCCCGCGTTTCGCGAAGCTCCGGCGTTTCGAAACGGCAGAGAATGCTCCAAAACGACATGGTCACCGTCGGATCGCGAACACAACCCTTCCCTCATCCACATAGCAATGACTCTCGACGCCATTTACCTCCGTGGCTCAGTCGCCGGAGTCTTCTCCGTTCTACAACACGCTTCTTGTCCTGAAAACGTTGTTTTCCACTTCATCGCTACTCACCGCCGTAGCCCCGATCTCCGCCGCATAATCTCCTCAACGTTCCCTTACCTAACTTATCACATTTACCATTTTGACCCTAACCTCGTTCGCAGCAAAATCTCCTCCTCGATCCGCCGTGCTTTGGACCAGCCTTTAAACTACGCTCGGATCTACCTCGCCGATCTCCTCCCTATCGCCGTGCGCCGCGTCATCTACTTCGACTCCGATCTCGTAGTCGTCGACGACGTGGCCAAGCTATGGAGAATCGATCTGCGTCGTCACGTCGTCGGAGCTCCGGAGTATTGTCACGCGAACTTCACTAACTACTTCACTTCAAGATTCTGGTCGAGTCAAGGCTACAAGTCGGCGTTGAAGGGACGTAAGCCGTGTTACTTTAACACCGGAGTGATGGTGATCGATCTTGGGAAATGGAGAGAAGGGAGAGTCACGGCGAAGCTTGAGACGTGGATGAGGATACAGAAACGACATCGTATTTACGAGTTGGGGTCTTTGCCTCCGTTTCTGCTTGTTTTCGCCGGAGATGTTGAGCCGGTGGAGCATAGGTGGAACCAGCATGGTCTCGGCGGTGATAACTTGGAGGGGCTTTGCCGGAATCTGCATCCGGGTCCGGTGAGTTTGTTGCATTGGAGCGGGAAAGGGAAGCCATGGCTAAGGCTTGACTCGAGACGGCCTTGTCCGTTGGATTCGTTATGGGCTCCTTATGATCTGTTTCGTTACTCACCGTTGATCTCTGATAGCTGA